A single genomic interval of Rhinopithecus roxellana isolate Shanxi Qingling chromosome 11, ASM756505v1, whole genome shotgun sequence harbors:
- the IFIT3 gene encoding interferon-induced protein with tetratricopeptide repeats 3 isoform X1 — protein MLVSECKFEVTKNSLEQILPQLKCHFTWNLFKKESVSRDLEDRVCNQIEFLNTEFKATMYNLLAYIKHLDGKNEAALECLRQAEELIQQEHADQAEIRSLVTWGNYAWVYYHLGRLSDAQIYVDKVKQTCKKFSNPYSIEYPELDCEEGWTQLKCGRNERAKVCFEKALEEKPNNPEFSSGLAIAMYHLDNNPEKQFSTDVLKQAIELSPDNQYVKVLLGLKLQKMNKEAEGEQLVEEALEKAPCQTDVLRSAAKFYRRKGDLDKAIELFQRALESTPNNGYLYHQIGCCYKAKVRQMQNTGESEASGNKEKIEALKQYAMDYSNKALEKGLNLLDAYSDLAEFLEAECYQTPFNKEDPDAEKRQSHQHYCNLQKYNGKSEDTAVQHGLEGLSISKKSTEKEEIKDQPQNVSENLLPQNAPNYWYRQGLIHKQNGDLLQAAKCYEKELGRLLRNAPSGIGSFFLSASELEDGSEEMGQDAVSSNPRELVSNSE, from the coding sequence TGAGGTCACCAAGAATTCCCTGGAGCAAATCCTTCCACAACTGAAATGCCATTTCACCTGGAACTTATTCAAGAAAGAAAGTGTCTCAAGGGATCTGGAAGACAGAGTGTGTAACcagattgaatttttaaatactgaGTTCAAAGCTACAATGTACAACTTGTTGGCCTACATAAAACACCTAGATGGTAAAAACGAGGCAGCCCTGGAATGCTTACGGCAAGCTGAAGAGTTAATCCAGCAAGAACATGCTGACCAAGCAGAAATCAGAAGTCTAGTCACTTGGGGAAACTACGCCTGGGTCTACTATCACTTGGGCAGACTCTCAGATGCTCAGATTTATGTAGACAAGGTAAAACAAACCTGCAAGAAATTTTCAAATCCATACAGTATTGAGTATCCTGAACTTGACTGTGAGGAAGGGTGGACACAACTGAAGTGTGGAAGAAATGAAAGGGCGAAGGTGTGTTTTGAGAAGGCTCTGGAAGAAAAACCTAACAACCCAGAATTCTCCTCTGGACTGGCAATTGCGATGTACCATCTGGATAATAACCCAGAGAAACAGTTCTCTACTGATGTTTTGAAACAGGCCATTGAGCTGAGTCCTGATAACCAGTATGTCAAGGTTCTCTTGGGCCTCAAACTGCAGAAGATGAATAAAGAAGCTGAAGGAGAGCAGTTGGTTGAAGAAGCCTTGGAAAAGGCTCCTTGCCAAACAGATGTCCTCCGCAGTGCAGCcaaattttacagaagaaaaggtGACCTAGACAAAGCTATTGAACTGTTCCAACGGGCATTGGAATCCACACCAAACAATGGCTACCTCTATCACCAGATTGGGTGCTGCTACAAGGCAAAAGTAAGACAAATGCAGAATACAGGAGAATCTGAAGCTAGTGGAAATAAAGAGAAGATTGAAGCACTAAAGCAATATGCTATGGACTATTCGAATAAAGCTCTTGAGAAGGGACTGAATCTTCTGGATGCGTACTCCGATCTTGCTGAGTTCCTGGAGGCAGAATGTTATCAGACGCCATTCAATAAGGAGGACCCTGATGCTGAGAAGCGACAATCCCATCAGCACTATTGCAACCTTCAGAAATATAACGGGAAGTCTGAAGACACTGCTGTCCAACATGGTTTAGAGGGTTTGTCCATAAGCAAAAAATCAACTGAGAAGGAAGAGATCAAAGACCAACCACAGAATGTATCTGAAAATCTGCTTCCACAAAATGCACCGAATTATTGGTATCGTCAAGGATTAATTCATAAGCAGAATGGAGATCTGCTGCAAGCAGCCAAATGTTATGAGAAGGAACTGGGCCGCCTGCTAAGGAATGCCCCTTCAGGCATAGGCAGTTTTTTCCTGTCAGCATCTGAGCTTGAGGATGGCAGTGAGGAAATGGGCCAGGACGCAGTCAGCTCCAATCCCAGAGAGCTCGTCTCTAACTCAGAGTAA
- the IFIT3 gene encoding interferon-induced protein with tetratricopeptide repeats 3 isoform X2 produces the protein MSEVTKNSLEQILPQLKCHFTWNLFKKESVSRDLEDRVCNQIEFLNTEFKATMYNLLAYIKHLDGKNEAALECLRQAEELIQQEHADQAEIRSLVTWGNYAWVYYHLGRLSDAQIYVDKVKQTCKKFSNPYSIEYPELDCEEGWTQLKCGRNERAKVCFEKALEEKPNNPEFSSGLAIAMYHLDNNPEKQFSTDVLKQAIELSPDNQYVKVLLGLKLQKMNKEAEGEQLVEEALEKAPCQTDVLRSAAKFYRRKGDLDKAIELFQRALESTPNNGYLYHQIGCCYKAKVRQMQNTGESEASGNKEKIEALKQYAMDYSNKALEKGLNLLDAYSDLAEFLEAECYQTPFNKEDPDAEKRQSHQHYCNLQKYNGKSEDTAVQHGLEGLSISKKSTEKEEIKDQPQNVSENLLPQNAPNYWYRQGLIHKQNGDLLQAAKCYEKELGRLLRNAPSGIGSFFLSASELEDGSEEMGQDAVSSNPRELVSNSE, from the coding sequence TGAGGTCACCAAGAATTCCCTGGAGCAAATCCTTCCACAACTGAAATGCCATTTCACCTGGAACTTATTCAAGAAAGAAAGTGTCTCAAGGGATCTGGAAGACAGAGTGTGTAACcagattgaatttttaaatactgaGTTCAAAGCTACAATGTACAACTTGTTGGCCTACATAAAACACCTAGATGGTAAAAACGAGGCAGCCCTGGAATGCTTACGGCAAGCTGAAGAGTTAATCCAGCAAGAACATGCTGACCAAGCAGAAATCAGAAGTCTAGTCACTTGGGGAAACTACGCCTGGGTCTACTATCACTTGGGCAGACTCTCAGATGCTCAGATTTATGTAGACAAGGTAAAACAAACCTGCAAGAAATTTTCAAATCCATACAGTATTGAGTATCCTGAACTTGACTGTGAGGAAGGGTGGACACAACTGAAGTGTGGAAGAAATGAAAGGGCGAAGGTGTGTTTTGAGAAGGCTCTGGAAGAAAAACCTAACAACCCAGAATTCTCCTCTGGACTGGCAATTGCGATGTACCATCTGGATAATAACCCAGAGAAACAGTTCTCTACTGATGTTTTGAAACAGGCCATTGAGCTGAGTCCTGATAACCAGTATGTCAAGGTTCTCTTGGGCCTCAAACTGCAGAAGATGAATAAAGAAGCTGAAGGAGAGCAGTTGGTTGAAGAAGCCTTGGAAAAGGCTCCTTGCCAAACAGATGTCCTCCGCAGTGCAGCcaaattttacagaagaaaaggtGACCTAGACAAAGCTATTGAACTGTTCCAACGGGCATTGGAATCCACACCAAACAATGGCTACCTCTATCACCAGATTGGGTGCTGCTACAAGGCAAAAGTAAGACAAATGCAGAATACAGGAGAATCTGAAGCTAGTGGAAATAAAGAGAAGATTGAAGCACTAAAGCAATATGCTATGGACTATTCGAATAAAGCTCTTGAGAAGGGACTGAATCTTCTGGATGCGTACTCCGATCTTGCTGAGTTCCTGGAGGCAGAATGTTATCAGACGCCATTCAATAAGGAGGACCCTGATGCTGAGAAGCGACAATCCCATCAGCACTATTGCAACCTTCAGAAATATAACGGGAAGTCTGAAGACACTGCTGTCCAACATGGTTTAGAGGGTTTGTCCATAAGCAAAAAATCAACTGAGAAGGAAGAGATCAAAGACCAACCACAGAATGTATCTGAAAATCTGCTTCCACAAAATGCACCGAATTATTGGTATCGTCAAGGATTAATTCATAAGCAGAATGGAGATCTGCTGCAAGCAGCCAAATGTTATGAGAAGGAACTGGGCCGCCTGCTAAGGAATGCCCCTTCAGGCATAGGCAGTTTTTTCCTGTCAGCATCTGAGCTTGAGGATGGCAGTGAGGAAATGGGCCAGGACGCAGTCAGCTCCAATCCCAGAGAGCTCGTCTCTAACTCAGAGTAA